The Hordeum vulgare subsp. vulgare chromosome 4H, MorexV3_pseudomolecules_assembly, whole genome shotgun sequence genomic interval TGGCCCTCCCGCACACTGCAGCGCGATGGGCGCGAGCCTAGGGGAGTTCGGCGACATGATGGTGTCCATGCTCCCGAGGGACCTCGCTTTCACCGCCTTCgtgccctcgccggagtcgtTCCGCCGCGTCCTCAGGCTGCGCCACAACGACAGCGCCGCGGGGCTGAAGCCCAGCGACGACACCTACGCCGTCGTCTCTCGCGTGCTCGGCTTCTCCGCCGTGCCTCGGCGCCTGCGCTCCGAGGACGTGGCTCCGCGCGGGACGGCGCGGCTCCTGGGCCTGGACTCCGTGTCCGGACTCAAGGTGCGCCCGTGGAGGGACGTCGACGGGGCTCTCGTCGTCAACGGCGTGCGGTCGGAGTGCGTCGATATCGTCAGGGACGAGACCGTGGTTCATGTTATGGCGGGGGTCCTCATGGACGCCGAGTTCGAGCGATCTCTTTCCCTTCAGAATTAGAGGATTGATCCATGATCAACCTCATATTAACATCATTCGAAATTCCCGAAATTCCTGATGAAATTTTGGAGCACCTACGTGCCTGAAAATTTCAGTCATTTCAGTCACTTTAATTTTAAGCTATCAGGAAGGTGATGGATCCCGTGGATCTTAGGCTACATGTGTTCGGTATGAAATAGTAGATTATTACCttgtgatgaactcgatgagcttcCTCCAGAGaccgtcgtgaggtggtgacgacggtggggaaggagagagatgtGGTAGCGGCGGCGATGGACTTCCCATTGCTTCAGTGCTACCCtctggatcggattagggttgagagtggggatactagtggcggcggcgaacctcgtgtcctgtgccatggtccccaccttcTCTATATAGCACTGCgagacaggggcccaccagccttgcttgggctggacgcccccgatcagggcgtgggtcaaggttccaatgggtcgttgggcccattgaacgagagatcaacctaacattctcccccttgatctcatcatatgCTTTTAACTTTACTCGTTTCGCAATagatcaatacatagggcatgtttcatcgtcacgGCTCAATTGCCGATGGAATCATACAGCCACAATGTACCTCTCTATTTTGAGACAGATTCTTTAACCTTGAGCCCTTTATTGTCCGAAAATattagactataccataaaacccatgtcgactGTGTGTTCTCCGAACACACTGTGCGGTATGCCTTTGATAAGCAGATCTGTAAacacttgtttgttgcttttatgctccaagcatttttccataattccggactttctccttcacaacacgtaacactttgtcagtgtgtttggcatcaacacttgactcgttgTGACAGGAGCGAAAGAACTTTAAATGGTTATCGTTATTGTCAACCATTATCAACTCCGGGTATAGGTAGCTTTAACCATTTTGCCTATCCCTCAGCCTCATATCAAgctataacatatcattgcatcacattgatgacaatcgtttcactcatttggagattttccacacaaaactccgagtatgaaagttagcgacaattgtggatttcgctatacatttcacaagtcctgcctttgtactcacaatcttttgagagcacttatttctttcatcatgaggccgatatctttgactccattccattgatttatctatggactggacatttgccaaaacaacccggatatatacGTGAACTGTGTCAGGGTAATATATTGAGCTTCCATCAACTGAAGCATGTGGTACCATATTCGTTTACATTCTTTTCTTATCAACTTTTGGAACACCATAGTTTCGAGttccattacccttgactataagaataggcgtaggttttctcgtatgcatactttagagatctttcttagcatgtccatgcgacattcctaatacccccttttattcttttaaactttgaggacaagaacttcttttctcctcctacagtagattgacatcaccactagcaagtaggacattatccacatgcataggaattgggaaacgaatttcccattctatacctttgcatgaatgcaattgtcctctcattttctttgcacaaaatctttcgatttaagtcatgttttacacctttacatatttcctttggagtcacatttgccttgtagacccttcataaagtctatgttagtgaaattcaaatgatggaatttcactaacatagactttatagtagtcacaagtatctgattttcacattcctagagaccatcaaaatctTAGGTACTGGCACTTCTTTCATATGGGGTTGTCATTGCTCTGTCATTGCGAAGAGGCAAATTAattctatagtcacccatttccaaaaggtaataggtaTTACAGGGACCTGTATTACAAgatcccttgtagagctaacaacaggtgttgtataggtcatacaacatgctcccccagattactccatcttcactgaagaaatgacgtatctttaaactttcttctttgtggcactttaagcaccactgttgtattccttagtctgctttcggaactataaaagatccggaaatacaactgtttcttttctttaggggtatcataatgacggtattcagatgactgttgtactccccttgacaatcacattcttcattaatggatcactttagatgcataatgtgtttcacatcatctaaagtacagaggagtcatgaaatacactacaatgtatttcatgtctctatccccccctcgaaatgtggcaagaacttttctgccacaatttcgaaaCCCATTCAAAGTTTttgtgaaatgaggaaacttCAATTATCTATCACTTCATGTAAAATGAATTTACaagttaactagtatgggagtactttttcctcatttcatttcagaaactcaaCAGAGTTCTTTATAGCTGTAacttttgcaagtcacacttgcatatcattcttgtctttaggttcttttgttacttttatcctttctggatttagtgattgcataatgaccgttacacataaggtgtacggtcgatactaggaaagcttaatagctactccatatttttctcccatagtgggacattaaccgcacatgagtcatcataactttctcctgtcatacaggataaggcctttgccaaaatttctcccgccatacacggattgttgacataatacaatgtcaactttaccTGGTTACGCGGGCATTCTTCCcagacttttcccgccatgcgggtaattccctgtaagggacataaatgccataattggctcttttgactgcatcaaattcagaaataaatctgaattatctttgacacacatgtttgatccgacgttggtcaaattaaacatgcatgttgcttgtttcatttcaatcatgttgactgaaaaaaggggacttcatcatagagagtacatgaaagacattcgtcaaccaagactctcaatgatctatctcttttcttttcttgaattaatatccaagagttcttttcttgtgaagccattctttagagagaatttatcccctcaagttatgacctttcttttccatctttcgggtcactagtacccaaaacattcgctttcatgagtgaaggcttgaataacttttagtctgagaaaacttagccgataaacaacggtaatgagcataaaaataaccctacgttggtctgattaaaatcatgcacattaaaccttttaaaactttctggAATATTCTAAATCACTGTGGTGGCAGAATTATAATAAAACATCATCCTTCTACATTAATTCCATGCCACCGTTGGGTAGAAATGGCaataatgcatataactcataaacaatgtgatgatagtaatcttattgaacaactttgctaagaaataatcatcatcattaaccatatTGCAGCATAAATAGAAATATGCATTTCTCTATCTGTGCTCCgaaaattgatcactttgatacaaaatttatcagagatttaagctttaaacatgagatgactcatacaattatagtattgttatcatcaacgttggtcagaaaataACAATACCATATTTAACTTAAAACAAACATTTTTCTTTCGTCATAGCGGAAATTATTGGAATCTTACCCACAAGGGAAAAACTTTGCTAATAACagttcttccaattaaattttcccgTTGGTTCCAACTTAATTGGAGGATTAAATCTTtttactttgcagcggaaaaaCGTGAATATGATAATTCATACATctttacagaaaaatattctgttaAAATTAAAAATTCAAGAACTTTATAATCTCTTTTATAAAATCCATggatttttctttttctgaaaatctttcttttattttcagaaccttttatttttcttttcagaaaaaacaTGTTACTATAACAGAAAAATATTCTGTCATAattaaaaaattcatgaactttatataTAATCtcttttataaaattcatgaacttttctttttctgaaaatcttcttttatttccaGAACCATTTATTTTTCCTTTCAGAAAAATCAACATTGCTTTTACAGAAACTTCGAATGTTTTTCTTTGCTattttctaaacatattttcataGGAAAAAATGCCTAGAAAAAACTTTAAAACCTGCCTTAATAGACAGAAACTTGAAAAACCCTTTAATAGAAAAAAAAATGGCCACCATTGGTCGGCCTATGGCCTTTTTCCTGTGGGCCTGGGAGCCTTTGGCGCCCCAGTCTCTCTGGCAGCCAGCGCTGGCGCCCCTCCTGGCGGCCTGGGCCAGCCCAGCGCGGGCGGCGCTCACTGCGACCCGAAGGCCCGCCCTATCCTAGGGTTTCATCCTCGGCCGTCGGATGGAATCCGACGGTCAGGCGTTAGGATCGGCGCATCAAAAACCAAGGCAAGAACCTCTCCCGACTGAAACCCTAATCATTTTTGTTCCCAGTCGCGTCGCTCTCTCTCTGCTCGCTCGGTCGCTCCCGCTCGGGGTAGCGCCTCTTGCTCCCTGGCTCCCGCAGCCCTTCCTCTCTCGGTGCCTCGCGCGCGGCGGCTTCCTGCCCCGTCGGAGAGCACGAGAGACCAAGGGTCTCCGGTGCCATAGCCACCTCTATTCCCTCGCTGGTTCTGTTACCAAACGGCGATGGCTCTCGTTTCCTCTTCTCTCGGGGAACAGCATCCGCAGGGTCGAGCCCCTCCTAGCGCATGCGGCCGAGCCCCTCCTAGGTGCGGCGGCTGGGCCCCTTCCTAGCGCATGCGGCCGAGCCCCTCCTAGGTGCGGCGGCTGGGCCCCTTCCTAGCGTGGCGTCCGAGCCCCTCCTTGGTGCGGCGGCCGAGCCCCTGCCTCGCGCGGCGGCCCTCGAGCCCCGCCAAGCGCATGTCGTGGCCGTCTTCTTTTCATGGTGGCCGCCTCTTGTCCTCGGAGCCATGGCGTTCCCCTCGCCGGCTGCGCATACTCCTTTCGGTGTGTGCGCCACCGTCGAGCGGAAGGTCGTGGTTCCCTTTCTCCCCTTTTCGTGTTCGTGCAGGCCGCGGTGGCTGAAGAGATAAACAGGGCGTCGTGGCCTCCCCTTTCTCCGGTGGCGAGTTCCCTTGTGGGGAGCGCGTCGCCGTCGATTGGGTTGGCCGTGGTGCCTCGTTTTATTTTTCCCTTGACAGAGAAGAACTTCGGCATCATCCCCGTTCTCTTGCCGGCGCGCGCGAGCACCTTCAAGGTGAACGCGCCGCCGTCAAGGGAGCGGTGTTGATGCCCTTTTGCCCGTGTGTGCTTGGCCATTGTTCCCTCCCCCCTTTCTTTCTTGGTTTGCCTTTTTCAGATCGGATCCgagttcttttcttttttcttgttgGATCTTGATCCGTACTTTGCCTCCgaggaggtaggttcttcttccccacacgtcggcttgccgatgcgtgtggggatcgagaggaacaggtgcggccttgcggcggcgcttcTTTTTCGACGAGGCCCTAGGCCATCTTTGGTActtgcccatctagggttcaTGTGGGGAGGGGAATCTTTTATGTACATGTTTCATCCGAAAACACATCTAATGCCAACTtggctcatgataccattgatggatcccgtggatcttaggctagatgtgttcggtatGAAATAGTAGATTATTACCTTGTGATGAACTCAATGAGCTCCCTCCAGAGaccgtcgtgaggtggtgacgacggtggggaaggagagagatgtGGTAGCGGCGAcgatggacttcccatcgcttcaatgctaccctctggatcggattagggttgagagtggggatacgagtggcggcggcgaacctcgtgtcatgtgccatggtccccacctcctctatatagcactgcgcgacaggggcccaccagccttgcttgggctggacgcccccaaTCAGGGCGTGGGTCAAGGTTCCAATGGGTCGTTGGGCCCATTGAACGAGAGATCAACCTAATAGAAGGGACCTACCACAAATACTCGAAACTCCTCCCTGGTCACACGCCCGAGCGGCTCCGGAGGTCCCAAACCCTAGGTCTGCAGGCCTGAGATCCCCTCTCCTGTCCGCCGTTGAAGCCGGCGGTGGCGGCCACGCCCTGCCGACGAAGGTGGCGGGTGCTGTCTCCTTTCGCTCGGAGCGGGACATCACCTGGGGCAAACATGGTGGTGGGGTGGCCGGCGGCGTGTTTCGCGGGAAGGTGGAGCGTGAAGACCGTCGAAGCAAAGTGGGGAGCGCGGCGGGAAGGTGGATTCTGGCGAGGTACGCTGCAGGGTGGTGGTCGAGGGTGGTGCGCCAATTCTGCTTGTGACGGCGGCACGAGCCCAACCATGGAGGTGGCGGTGCCAAGGAGGCCCTGCCAGGAAGGATCCTGGCGGGCAACGGGCGGGCGACTGCCTCCGTGCACGGGGCGCTCAGTGTTGGCTCGGGAGAGCTGGCGTTGGGGAGTGCTTGGAGGTGCGGGTCATATCCGATCTGGTGGTAGTCCCCTGGTGGGTGAAGGCTGACGTGGTGAATCTGGCCATTGCATGACATGGTTGTTTGCGGCTGCTCCTCgtctgttgttggtggtggtggtctcGGTCGCGCTCTCTCAACAGTGTAGGTGGGGGAGATCCATTGTTGCGCAGCTTCGACGGCAATTTGCTGTGATGACCGTGGTGTGAGGCATCTTGAACAGTGTTGCTCGAAACCTTGGAGGAGTGGAGATGCGCGCCATTACGGATGAAAGTCATGTTCGGTTTTGGCCGGACCGGCGGCGATGGCACTCGTGGGTGTCGTtttcctccttggaggcgtcgtcgAGTGTGTCGCTGTTTCCCtcacttgtttggtgttggcagtTGTCTCCGGGCGAAAGCCTCGATTCGGTTATGGATCGGTACGATGGTGGCGTCTTCGACGTCGTTTCTTTGTTGGGAGCATCGTGCAGGATGACATGGAGTCTTTTTGTTGCCCTCCTCCGGTGTTCACCGCTGCCCTGATCGTTTGTCTCTGGCACTATGTACGGTCATCGCTGGTGATTTCAAGACGGTGGCTTCCTCGGGTCGGATTGAGTCCTGCCATCCTCTTCCCACCTCTTATAGGCATCAAAGGGGGATGGTGCATTGACAAGAGAAACTTGATGGGAGCTGATGTTCTTTGGAGGTGACCGAGGTCGATCGAGATGCGGCGAGGTTCTTGGTTTTGGGCAAGCGCTTTTGTGTTGTAGTTGTATCGTCATGGATGGTTGTCCTTGACTAGTCGGATGTGGTTGTCTTTGGGCCGGATGTGGAGTTGTGCTACGTTCATTGTTCGCAGCGAATGAGAGTTGTCTTGTACTTGTAATTATTCTTTTTCTATAAAGATATGGTACATAATTTACGTACTCTCAATGAAATTGAGAACTTTCGAGTCATGAGGCAGCGGCAGGTGTTGGACATGAATAGAGAGTAGCTTGTAATCATAGCCATCAAACATGAAACAAGATACGAGCACGCTGAAGGTCACGAACGCTCAGCCCATCCTGCTTGATTGGACAGCATACCTTTGGCCAATGCTACCCGCAAAGTTTTAGGAAAAAGCTTAAACATTTTGGCATgcgcaaaaataataaaaattgaacatcaatgttACCTCAAAATGTCATCCTAGATATACATAAAAATTGTCAAGTATGATTGCGACATTAACACGAACatccaccaaaaaataaaaataaaatatttttctattttttatggaACTGTTCATTCAGAGCAAATTCTTCTGCAAGCCAAAAACGTCCCCCTATTCATATGATTTTGTGAAGTGAAAGAGGGAGAAGTAAAAACAAAAACACTGCTGCTTCGATACACCCCCTAAACATAAAAACCATTCATGAATTAACAAAGCTACACTAACCAACTGCGCAACAAGACCTAACATGCTATGTACTTTTTTTTATTCTAATAAGGCATGCAGAAGCGCACTATTTTTTGTTGGACTGCACTACCTAGCGGCGTCGTAAATTAGCACTCCCGTGCGGCAGCCGCTAGCTAGTTGTCTCATGCAAAAATGGCATGCGCCGGTGGACCGTGTCGATGCATGTGCCAGCTCGCATCACATGCATATGTAGTGAAGCGGTATACATGCAGTGCAACTCCACCCTTACATGCACAAAGCggctaaagaaaaataaaaaaaggcatGATCTATTAGTGCTACTAAGTTAAGTATTGTTATCACTTAAAACGTAAGCTAAGTATTACCATAATGCGGTtagtcccctctctctcctatGCATGCATGGGATGAAGTCAACAAAGATTTTCATtaatgtttgaaattcaaaaagttttatctacaaaaccgtcaattcaatcgatgatccgctttcaccattgactttctcgcgacgagttcttcgaaactagatcccatgtcgacatgttctgTCAATTATTACTTTCTATTCATACTTGCCACAATTTTTTGACCGACTtgctatattattaaccacttacttgccttAGAAAATTAACTTGATTAACACTTTTTAATGCTGTTTTGTACAAAGCTTTGTAGCAGTTTTTATTATACATAATATAAAAAGATGTCATAGGTTATGTGTTGCCAATTTAAATATGCCAACTTATCATGTTTACATACAACTTTACCAAAAAACTATTTCGTGTGCTTGTGAGTTGAACTATGCCGAGCTGTCATATTTAGAAATGATGATTAAAAAAGATTTCTTGTGATCACCggtttaaatatgttgagttgtcatatttttgtcCGTAATCGTctaaaaaaagttgtttgtgcttgTCATTTTGATTATGACGAGATGTTA includes:
- the LOC123446729 gene encoding uncharacterized protein LOC123446729; its protein translation is MSGMMAAGRSRMLVPLRPRPLWQQWTLLAGLAAAFTVTLLSIVLLLSSLPASSSPLPRRRHAIDTRSTTSRGPPAHCSAMGASLGEFGDMMVSMLPRDLAFTAFVPSPESFRRVLRLRHNDSAAGLKPSDDTYAVVSRVLGFSAVPRRLRSEDVAPRGTARLLGLDSVSGLKVRPWRDVDGALVVNGVRSECVDIVRDETVVHVMAGVLMDAEFERSLSLQN